Proteins found in one Aspergillus puulaauensis MK2 DNA, chromosome 8, nearly complete sequence genomic segment:
- a CDS encoding FHA domain protein (COG:T;~EggNog:ENOG410PS8E;~InterPro:IPR008984,IPR000253;~PFAM:PF00498;~go_function: GO:0005515 - protein binding [Evidence IEA]) — MATSNMQAVVLLHPLDFSGPVFDRTLTFTSESDRIEIGRSSQRASKDLSPRPNNALFDSRVMSRVHAILRVSLNEKVVYVRDPGSMHGTWLNKRRVPVETDMALSDGDVLTFGVEVIRGSDTFPPLEVRCESQFEETRKEAPPKASHQTASNTFSVPDDDDDEYDDHNYDDEYDDGEHRAAVDLTVDRASESNDSSAGSDSDDSRSVVEVASPMTSPLKNWDLKNAGVTDSSAAVPTQGALQDPTRPNNGVDLDSEQILATPRMTPPSDRYESDNASYENPYADEYFARNSDEESTDDWDVGCVEGDEEEDEDENEEQEIKEAIDANPLPDTVCESSEPAIHAQKESRIRFSDLINAEDDLDDAAAVDCEKLPLVNTISDNGEIQAHDLNLLPECTFAGTGSQQVERQIHGASFYSTLNSPYSSFEALKESQPPLQPSGNLPDHYRSNIFPTGTILPPIKPSIEHTPRYYPGNISSYSEPMGQYNDGPFATNQPMPDITVQRSPATSGSAVTDFMPFMDRLAPMMPRTSCDATVPVPESDMRANISEQSPEPSEWKASGVESKPSSSKKRKAAEIESDPTERDNLDSDMAYSEEQTEAQKLPNEDTQFPDAQPQSIAAILNSPDSQLTPVSIPESARGTKETKKTKNTRDGERPSKMVKTSHGGSVRSHATTAILGAVVGAVGTIAALASLPPDYFA, encoded by the exons ATGGCTACCAGTAATATGCAAG CCGttgttcttctccatccttTGGATTTCTCAGGTCCCGTCTTCGATCGTACCCTTACCTTTACCTCTGAGTCTGATCGTATCGAAATCGGTAGATCCTCTCAACGAGCAAGTAAGGATCTCTCACCGCGGCCTAATAACGCCTTGTTCGATTCTCGTGTCATGTCCAGGGTCCATGCCATACTGCGCGTGTCACTAAATGAGAAG GTCGTTTACGTTCGTGATCCTGGATCCATGCATGGTACTTGGTTGAATAAGCGAAGGGTTCCCGTCGAAACGGATATGGCTCTATCAGACGGTGATGTGTTGACATTTGGGGTGGAGGTCATCCGAGGCTCTG ATACTTTCCCGCCACTGGAAGTACGCTGCGAGTCCCAGTTCGAGGAAACTAG GAAGGAAGCCCCACCGAAGGCTTCTCATCAGACTGCTTCCAACACTTTTAGTGTccctgatgatgatgacgacgagtACGATGATCATAATTATGATGATGAGTATGACGACGGTGAACATCGAGCTGCAGTTGATCTTACTGTCGACCGCGCTTCTGAGTCGAATGATTCAAGTGCCGGTTCGGACTCGGATGATAGTCGTTCGGTGGTGGAAGTTGCTTCACCAATGACTTCTCCTCTCAAGAACTGGGATTTGAAAAATGCTGGGGTTACCGATTCTTCGGCGGCAGTACCCACACAAGGAGCACTCCAGGATCCGACAAGGCCGAATAATGGGGTAGACCTGGACTCAGAACAAATCTTGGCCACCCCAAGAATGACGCCACCTTCAGACCGTTATGAATCAGATAACGCGAGCTATGAGAATCCATATGCCGACGAATACTTTGCTCGTAATTCAGATGAAGAGTCGACTGACGACTGGGATGTGGGATGTGTagagggcgatgaggaagaggatgaagacgaaaaCGAAGAGCAGGAAATTAAAGAGGCTATAGATGCCAATCCTTTGCCTGACACAGTATGCGAGTCTTCTGAACCTGCCATCCATGCCCAGAAAGAGTCGCGCATCCGCTTTTCAGATTTGATCAATGCTGAAGATGACCTTGATGATGCTGCCGCGGTAGACTGCGAGAAGCTACCACTGGTTAACACCATTTCTGACAATGGTGAAATTCAGGCTCACGATTTGAACCTCCTTCCAGAATGCACTTTCGCAGGCACTGGCTCTCAGCAGGTAGAGCGGCAAATTCACGGGGCCTCGTTTTACTCTACGCTCAATTCTCCTTATTCCTCATTCGAGGCACTCAAGGAGTCGCAGCCTCCCTTACAGCCCAGTGGAAATCTGCCTGACCATTATCGATCGAACATTTTCCCTACCGGCACCATTCTGCCGCCAATAAAGCCGAGTATCGAACATACCCCCAGATATTATCCTGGCAACATATCCTCTTATTCCGAGCCAATGGGGCAGTACAATGATGGTCCTTTTGCAACAAACCAGCCAATGCCGGACATCACAGTACAGAGGTCTCCCGCTACCAGTGGCAGTGCTGTGACCGACTTTATGCCTTTCATGGATCGACTGGCACCGATGATGCCCCGCACATCTTGTGATGCAACAGTACCAGTGCCCGAATCGGATATGAGAGCGAATATCAGTGAACAATCTCCAGAACCGAGCGAATGGAAAGCTTCTGGCGTCGAGTCAAAACCTTCATCCtcaaagaagagaaaggcgGCAGAAATTGAATCAGACCCAACAGAGAGGGATAATTTGGATTCTGATATGGCTTACAGCGAGGAGCAGACGGAAGCGCAGAAATTGCCCAACGAGGACACTCAGTTTCCTGACGCGCAACCACAGAGTATCGCTGCTATTCTTAACAGCCCGGACTCGCAACTCACTCCTGTGAGCATCCCCGAGAGCGCAAGGGGGACCAAGGAGACCAAGAAGACCAAAAATACTAGGGATGGCGAACGACCATCCAAAATGGTCAAGACCTCCCATGGGGGTAGCGTTAGAAGCCACGCAACGACGGCTATTTTGGGGGCCGTGGTGGGAGCAGTAGGGACGATTGCGGCTTTGGCTTCGCTTCCCCCGGACTACTTTGCGTAG
- a CDS encoding cupin domain-containing protein (COG:S;~EggNog:ENOG410PMIH;~InterPro:IPR014710,IPR011051,IPR013096;~PFAM:PF07883), protein MTLFTTKPPATRTAYAIPQLEGERITIPGSKGTFRILASSKQTNGLMAVFQSGAVLSDAPGFHYHNHAHDVFLVTKGFLKLWNGDKCRLMGPGDFAYVPPGIIHNPEMLGPHTEIFGLITPGDWVDFFRYISEPYEGILVPESDNRDLKSLLIPKVMAAKGKFDVVFQPEYAPPELGEWDEDDERLPSGGDGNGPVPFFLKANTGPRWILGGVLSRPFVTTAQSGGVCAISSIESSDVYGADASLAVLSRFMTFRTVDHCLAVLEGTLIVRLREGSAVKEEVFREGETVVIPAGQAFALEFRSKYVRVWSFTDGDGIEALVQRAGREIEGVLLPEREEVQDADEEVVRTAARELSVDVD, encoded by the exons ATGACGCTCTTCACCACCAAACCCCCAGCAACACGAACCGCCTACGCAATCCCCCAACTCGAGGGCGAGCGTATCACCATCCCAGGAAGTAAAGGCACATTCCGGATCCTGGCGTCCTCAAAGCAAACCAATGGCCTCATGGCCGTTTTCCAGAGCGGCGCTGTCCTCTCCGACGCCCCCGGGTTCCACTACCACAACCATGCGCACGACGTGTTCCTTGTCACGAAGGGGTTCCTGAAGCTCTGGAACGGCGATAAGTGTCGTTTGATGGGACCGGGGGATTTTGCTTATGTTCCGCCG GGCATAATACACAACCCCGAAATGCTCGGCCCACACACGGAAATCTTCGGGCTGATTACACCAGGCGACTGGGTCGATTTCTTCCGCTACATCTCAGAGCCGTACGAAGGGATTCTGGTTCCCGAGTCCGATAACCGCGATCTAAAGTCTCTTCTAATCCCCAAGGTCATGGCCGCGAAGGGGAAGTTTGATGTTGTTTTCCAGCCTGAGTATGCCCCGCCGGAGCTGGGCGAgtgggatgaggatgacgagagGCTGCCgagtggtggtgatggaaACGGACCGGTGCCGTTCTTCCTCAAGGCGAATACGGGCCCGCGCTGGATTCTCGGGGGCGTGCTTTCGAGGCCGTTTGTGACGACGGCGCAGAGCGGGGGTGTTTGTGCGATTTCGAGTATTGAATCCTCGGATGTATACGGTGCGGATGCTAGCCTAGCGGTGTTATCCCGGTTTATGACGTTCCGGACTGTGGATCATTGTTTGGCTGTACTGGAGGGGACGTTGATTGTGCGGTTGAGAGAGGGAAGCGCTGTCAAGGAGGAGGTATTCCGCGAGGGTGAGACGGTGGTTATCCCCGCTGGACAGGCGTTTGCGCTGGAGTTCCGTAGTAAGTATGTGCGGGTTTGGTCGTTTACGGATGGGGATGGCATTGAGGCGTTGGTGCAGCGAGCTGGGAGGGAGATTGAAGGTGTGTTATTGCCAGAAAGGGAGGAGGTTCAGGATGCAGATGAGGAAGTTGTCAGGACAGCAGCGAGAGAATTGtctgttgatgttgattga
- a CDS encoding Zn(II)2Cys6 transcription factor (COG:K;~EggNog:ENOG410PVWB;~InterPro:IPR036864,IPR007219,IPR001138;~PFAM:PF00172,PF04082;~TransMembrane:1 (i264-282o);~go_function: GO:0000981 - DNA-binding transcription factor activity, RNA polymerase II-specific [Evidence IEA];~go_function: GO:0003677 - DNA binding [Evidence IEA];~go_function: GO:0008270 - zinc ion binding [Evidence IEA];~go_process: GO:0006351 - transcription, DNA-templated [Evidence IEA];~go_process: GO:0006355 - regulation of transcription, DNA-templated [Evidence IEA]) codes for MPRPEDPPRSKRPRAAQACDRCRSKKYKCDELYPCSHCKKSHLDCVYQGNYRQLENSRSASYVQDLEKKIEELSSKLQAVESKLSPCELEPSHLNATPSSMPTDRPTARPTLTPTSRQEPEEPAPYAAGTDTEETSDPVDDEISELNHHTNGIEFHGSTSSVAFLGHLQKARDPQPEVQWRSRPRAQEYSIVSTLHNASFSPTTNAPQSLAAVHEHNYYFEQAHVFMSGYFENIHFIHPFIDKEDFYLRAQDLWMRRSPNPDPGFIALYLSVLSFGALLRVWDEAQLGGLTRFEWSRKLFSEAQMYLNYLHFPNNLDAVQCWYLMAKICQNELNPNLAYMYLGLAVRTSLAAGFNRNVQHSNDPRSEWISKTWWGLYSLEIEMSFSLGRPDTLGLDDYHNRPLPPRDSSQYAIIPWMVDFARITRKVSVQIYHRRLTLKEKLAAALTIEAELDAWIAQLPSWIRPGFIGTDGGASAGAGVGRNDLKDPKWARRQRLVLGIRYYNVKTLLFRPFLRHSTAVSGGLSSKSKPGQKPEKQSDTPDTNPQAETDTTTTSQLSETITKCLNAAQETISVIHDIYRVHTFFRCWWYNTTYVTFATSTLLLPLSLSHSIPSTPSPSPSSIVNANPESITRSIQKAIEILEATDESVVTRKCAEIIRYYLREFQARHADTSGTGTCERGTGSVGGSIVGGGEEGMGWVGAGAEDGDGFGLTGAGAGAAGGGGGEFDVPDWAYGFGFPDYSFEGIARFFDDLGGLPILDDA; via the exons ATGCCACGCCCCGAGGATCCCCCTCGCTCAAAGCGACCTCGCGCTGCCCAGGCCTGCGACAGGTGCAGGTCCAAGAAGTACAAGTGCGATGAGCTGTACCCATGCTCCCATTGCAAGA AAAGCCATTTGGACTGCGTCTATCAAGGAAACTACCGACAGCTGGAGAACAGCCGCTCTGCCAG CTATGTCCaggacttggagaagaaaATCGAAGAACTCAGTTCCAAACTCCAGGCAGTTGAATCCAAACTCTCGCCCTGCGAATTGGAGCCTTCGCATCTCAACGCAACGCCGAGCTCGATGCCAACTGACAGACCAACTGCCAGGCCGACACTGACCCCAACATCAAGACAGGAACCAGAAGAACCAGCACCTTACGCCGCCGGTACAGATACAGAGGAAACCAGTGACCCTGTCGACGACGAAATATCCGAACTAAACCACCACACCAACGGTATCGAGTTCCACGGAAGCACCTCATCCGTCGCCTTTCTAGGACACCTGCAAAAAGCACGAGATCCACAGCCAGAAGTCCAATGGCGCAGTCGCCCACGAGCACAGGAATACTCCATCGTCTCGACACTGCACAATGCTAGTTTCTCTCCGACAACCAACGCGCCGCAATCGCTGGCCGCGGTGCATGAACACAACTACTACTTTGAGCAGGCGCATGTCTTTATGAGTGGGTACTTCGAGAACATCCACTTCATCCACCCTTTCATCGACAAGGAAGACTTTTACCTGCGCGCACAAGATCTCTGGATGCGGCGCTCCCCAAATCCGGATCCGGGTTTTATTGCTCTCTATCTGAGCGTTCTGTCCTTCGGCGCACTTCTCCGCGTCTGGGACGAAGCCCAACTGGGCGGGTTGACACGGTTTGAATGGAGCCGCAAGCTCTTTAGCGAGGCACAGATGTATCTAAATTACTTGCACTTTCCTAACAATCTAGACGCGGTGCAGTGCTGGTACCTCATG GCCAAGATATGCCAGAACGAACTCAACCCTAATT TGGCATACATGTACCTCGGCCTCGCCGTCCGCACTTCTCTCGCCGCCGGCTTCAATCGCAACGTACAACACTCCAACGACCCGCGCTCGGAATGGATTTCCAAAACTTGGTG GGGCCTCTACTCGCTGGAAAT CGAAATGTCCTTCTCCCTCGGCCGTCCCGACACCCTAGGCCTAGACGACTACCACAACCGCCCGCTTCCCCCACGGGACTCCTCGCAATACGCCATCATCCCATGGATGGTAGACTTCGCGCGCATCACGCGCAAGGTCTCCGTGCAGATTTACCACCGGCGCCTAACGCTGAAGGAGAAACTGGCTGCTGCGCTGACTATtgaggctgagctggatgcTTGGATTGCGCAGCTGCCTAGTTGGATTCGGCCGGGGTTTATCGGTACCGATGGTGGTGCAAGTGCTGGTGCAGGGGTCGGGAGGAATGATCTTAAGGATCCGAAGTGGGCGAGGAGGCAAAGGCTTGTTTTGGGTATTC GATACTATAACGTCAAAACACTCCTATTCAGACCCTTCCTACGGCATTCCACAGCTGTATCTGGAGGACTCTCGTCCAAATCCAAGCCCGGACAAAAACCAGAGAAACAGTCTGATACGCCCGACACGAACCCACAGGCAGAAACAGACACAACAACTACATCCCAACTCTCCGAAACAATAACCAAATGCCTCAACGCAGCACAGGAAACGATCTCTGTTATCCATGATATATACCGCGTGCATACATTCTTTCGGTGCTG GTGGTACAACACAACCTACGTAACATTCGCCAcatcaaccctcctcctccctctttcGCTATCGCACTCTataccatcaacaccatcaccatcaccatcatcaatTGTAAATGCAAACCCAGAAAGCATAACCCGCTCCATCCAAAAAGCAATCGAGATCCTCGAAGCAACAGACGAGAGCGTCGTGACGCGCAAATGCGCCGAGATTATCCGGTATTATCTACGGGAGTTTCAGGCGAGACATGCAGATACATCAGGTACAGGTACTTGTGAGCGTGGAACCGGCTCTGTTGGTGGCTCTAttgttggtggtggagaagaggggaTGGGGTgggttggtgctggtgctgaggaTGGTGACGGATTTGGGCTTActggtgctggggctggggctgctggtggaggaggaggggagtTCGATGTCCCG GACTGGGCGTATGGATTCGGGTTCCCCGATTACTCGTTTGAAGGGATTGCGCGGTTCTTTGATGATTTGGGCGGGCTGCCGATTTTGGATGATGCTTAG
- a CDS encoding putative monooxygenase (COG:C,H;~EggNog:ENOG410PH8B;~InterPro:IPR036188,IPR002938;~PFAM:PF01494;~SECRETED:SignalP(1-20);~go_function: GO:0071949 - FAD binding [Evidence IEA]) — MQSSLHLIIVGAGLSGLATAISCAQSGHTVTVLEQAQGLAEVGAGIQITPNASRLFKHWGLRESIWQQSVEPKTLTVHRYTGDVLAHDSIFAKHIRQQYSAPFLDIHRVDLQQALYHRAQELGVTVVLSERVKTILVSDPVSGSGSSDTATPTSTVVTESDKRYTADLVVAADGLWSRCRECLHDRKDEPLPTGDLAYRIVLRVDQIRDPELRAFVENPQVHFWVGPGAHAVSYSLRGGDMINIVLLVPDDLPPGVSKEAGSVEEMKSLFKGWDPILTRFLSHVDKVDKWKLMHHAEMETWINPSSTLVFVGDACHPMLPYLAQGANSSLEDGAVLGGLLGHLTSKAQLPQILRLYESLRKSRGEAIVRETFKQQRHDFHLPDGPEQQKRDAIFHSQLGKSEIEGAFPSRWTCPKVQPWLYGYDAIQEVEKAVAENPKIFGTSAELLRVGQKVCSWATLSSYLPLYLPVFLFGVGKLVL; from the exons ATGCAATCTTCACTGCATCTCATAATTGTCGGCGCCGGTCTCTCGGGCCTCGCAACGGCCATCTCATGCGCTCAGTCTGGCCACACCGTTACAGTCCTCGAGCAAGCGCAGGGACTCGCCGAGGTAGGCGCTGGTATCCAGATAACCCCCAATGCCTCAAGGCTGTTCAAACACTGGGGTCTGCGCGAGTCGATATGGCAGCAGTCCGTCGAGCCAAAGACACTCACCGTGCATCGGTATACAGGCGATGTGCTGGCACACGACAGTATCTTCGCCAAGCACATCCGGCAGCAGTACAGCGCGCCGTTTCTCGATATCCACCGCGTTGATCTGCAGCAGGCACTGTATCATCGGGCGCAAGAGTTAGGCGTTACTGTTGTTCTGTCGGAGCGGGTGAAAACGATCCTCGTTTCAGACCCGGTTTCGGGGTCTGGGTCGTCTGACACGGCAACGCCGACCTCGACGGTGGTCACTGAGTCAGACAAGAGATATACGGCTGATCTAGTTGTTGCAGCGGATGGTCTGTGGTCGCGGTGTCGTGAGTGTCTCCATGATCGAAAAGATGAGCCCTTGCCTACTGGGGATCTTGCGTATCGGATTGTCCTGCGCGTGGACCAGATACGGGACCCTGAGCTTCGTGCTTTTGTGGAGAACCCCCAGGTGCATTTTTGGGTTGGACCGGGGGCTCATGCTGTCTCTTACTCTCTGCGTGGGGGTGATATGATCAACATCGTGCTGTTGGTTCCGGATGATCTGCCACCTGGGGTGTCGAAGGAGGCTGGttcggtggaggagatgaaaAGTCTGTTCAAGGGATGGGATCCTAT CCTAACCCGGTTTCTTTCCCATGTCGACAAAGTCGACAAGTGGAAGCTTATGCACC ATGCTGAAATGGAAACTTGGATTAACCCCTCCTCGACTCTTGTCTTCGT CGGCGATGCCTGCCATCCCATGCTCCCCTATCTCGCGCAAGGAGCAAACTCGTCTCTCGAAGACGGCGCCGTCTTAGGCGGACTCCTCGGCCATCTTACTAGCAAAGCCCAACTCCCCCAGATTCTACGTTTATATGAATCGTTGCGGAAGAGCAGGGGAGAGGCGATTGTGCGAGAAACGTTTAAGCAG CAGCGGCACGATTTCCACCTTCCTGATGGACCAGAACAGCAGAAGCGAGACGCCATTTTTCACTCCCAGTTGGGGAAGAGTGAGATTGAGGGCGCCTTTCCAAGTCGCTG GACCTGCCCGAAGGTCCAACCCTGGCTCTATGGCTACGACGCCATACAAGAAGTCGAGAAGGCAGTTGCGGAAAATCCGAAAATCTTTGGTACCAGCGCGGAGCTGCTCAGGGTTGGCCAGAAGGTGTGTTCGTGGGCTACTTTATCTTCGTATCTACCGCTGTATTTGCCGGTTTTCTTATTTGGTGTTGGGAAGCTTGTTCTCTAA
- a CDS encoding MARVEL domain-containing protein (COG:U;~EggNog:ENOG410PSG0;~InterPro:IPR008253;~PFAM:PF01284;~TransMembrane:3 (o21-38i50-72o106-127i);~go_component: GO:0016020 - membrane [Evidence IEA]), whose protein sequence is MALIGNIIAQAFAGNPATVNYAMWTSSFSLLTLFYLIPASFNPDWAIHPIIMIVLDALNFCFFFSNAIALAARLGCHSCGNQEYIHSNEITNGSDNPSKRCREAQASVAFLWFAWAGFAVSLVLSILQSRRSGANLRPRVGPARGSRPGMSQV, encoded by the exons ATGGCCCTCATCGGTAACATTATCGCGCAAGCCTTCGCCGGAAACCCCGCGACGGTCAACTATGCCATGTGGACGTCGTCGTTCTCGCTGCTCACGCTCTTCTACCTCATCCCGGCGTCGTTCAACCCCGATTGGGCCATCCACCCGATCATCATGATCGTCCTCGACGCTCTGaacttctgcttcttcttctccaacgcgATTGCTCTCGCGGCTAGACTTGGGTGCCACAGCTGCGGCAACCAG GAGTACATCCATAGCAACGAAATCACCAACGGATCGGACAACCCTTCGAAACGCTGCCGGGAGGCTCAAGCGTCAGTGGCATTCCTCTGGTTTGCGTGGGCTGGGTTCGCCGTCTCACTGGTCCTCTCGATCCTGCAGTCCCGCCGCTCTGGCGCCAACCTGCGTCCTCGTGTTGGCCCTGCCCGCGGCAGCCGTCCCGGCATGTCGCAGGTCTAA
- a CDS encoding EGFR-like transmembrane domain-containing protein (COG:S;~EggNog:ENOG410PTJI;~SECRETED:SignalP(1-23);~TransMembrane:1 (n8-18c23/24o182-204i)), protein MWTLFGRISLLVTLAGIVSVNQAQDTTPTRTAKNGSLIGWFLAPTSTQKMTASDVWITKDDYAGACSTSDVDQCSLPTACEANTLTWDNEATAVCAPQYSCVTFTIFETSPAGLPSASSVGCWQGWSAWTVYRTRPDDPASTRTTTTTTDTTTTTATEATPTPTDGSEDVDSGNDSSGQGRIAGAVVGPIAGAAIIGAVVFFYLRSKKHLLTAPVQQVYYQEPYYGPAQAAPNNVVSLGTSELANAQYRYGPTGAATEMRGLPVAEMPSTRQTHELSSRW, encoded by the exons ATGTGGACGCTGTTTGGACGTATTTCTCTGCTTGTGACGCTGGCAGGCATCGTGAGTGTCAACCAGGCCCAGGACACCACCCCAACACGCACAGCAAAGAATGGATCCTTGATCGGATGGTTTCTGgctccaacatcca CCCAGAAGATGACTGCTTCGGATGTCTGGATAACAAAGGACGACTATGCGGGAGCGTGCTCGACGTCGGACGTGGACCAGTGTAGTCTTCCCACTGCCTGCGAAGCCAACACTCTGACCTGGGACAATGAGGCGACGGCAGTTTG TGCACCGCAATATTCCTGCGTTACATTCACCATCTTCGAAACCTCACCGGCGGGTCTCCCCTCTGCAAGCAGTGTTGGCTGCTGGCAGGGCTGGAGTGCATGGACTGTATATCGCACGCGCCCAGATGACCCAGCGAGCACGAGaactaccactaccactactGATACGA CcactaccactgccaccgaAGCCACCCCTACTCCGACGGACGGTTCCGAAGACGTTGACAGTGGAAACGACTCAAGCGGACAAGGTCGGATTGCAGGGGCTGTGGTCGGGCCCATCGCTGGGGCTGCCATCATCGGTGCGGTGGTCTTCTTCTACCTGCGTAGCAAGAAGCACCTGCTTACCGCTCCCGTCCAGCAGGTCTACTACCAGGAACCGTACTACGGGCCTGCTCAGGCTGCTCCAAATAATGTTGTCTCGCTCGGGACATCAGAGTTGGCAAATGCGCAGTACCGGTATGGGCCGACGGGAGCAGCGACCGAAATGCGGGGGCTCCCAGTGGCCGAGATGCCCAGTACAAGGCAGACCCATGAGCTGTCGTCTAGATGGTAG
- a CDS encoding uncharacterized protein (COG:S;~EggNog:ENOG410PZ20;~InterPro:IPR013783,IPR008979,IPR024078,IPR003737;~PFAM:PF02585;~SECRETED:SignalP(1-20)): MRRYTLLSSLLALYASLSYGKILNIVAHQDDDLLFISPDLLHYIQTGQEVRTVFITAGDSGRGESYWQGRETGARSAYAVMSDAPNSWTEKDAGIPDHQAPLFNLDQDPSVSLVFLRLPDGNLLGEGFEETGSESLQKLWEGGISRIRTVSGSGSYTKDELVDALVYLASEFAPERVNTLDYVHQYGDGDHSDHHSTGYFVTEALKRYGNGGNEPTLAGYVGYPVVNKTENVEGADLLDKKFAYYAYASHDPVVCDSDMACADPTFAPYYPQWLERRHTVDASPIANAVTVQVAGLGTVVTLDGSASSDPNDKSLVYEWTQVSGPSVDLKDAETNHPSFKTPGDPGTLAFELVVKNDQTSSSPAAVRVTTMRYPENIALKARVTASSSNADSNQTPDKAIDGSTGGFPAGHSNEWATGGGKAGSWLTLSWEGPQTISQIALYDRPNLQDQITGAVVEFNGGERIEIGELDNYGTLKTVDAAGRTAKNLTVRITEVSPSTTNVGLAEIQVFGTSVD, from the coding sequence ATGAGACGCTACACGCTTCTGAGCTCGTTACTCGCGCTATACGCCTCTCTGTCCTACGGCAAAATCCTCAACATCGTCGCGCACCAAGATGAcgacctcctcttcatctcccccGACCTACTGCACTACATCCAGACCGGACAGGAAGTACGCACGGTCTTCATAACCGCCGGCGATTCCGGCCGGGGCGAAAGCTACTGGCAAGGGCGAGAAACAGGCGCGCGTTCCGCATACGCGGTGATGAGCGACGCCCCGAATTCATGGACAGAGAAAGACGCGGGGATCCCAGACCACCAAGCTCCATTGTTCAATCTCGACCAGGACCCAAGCGTTTCGCTTGTGTTCTTACGGCTTCCTGATGGGAATCTGCTCGGGGAGGGGTTTGAGGAGACGGGGAGCGAGAGTCTGCAGAAGCTTTGGGAGGGGGGGATATCTAGGATCCGGACTGTTAGCGGATCTGGCTCGTATACGAAGGATGAGTTGGTGGATGCGCTTGTTTATTTGGCTTCTGAGTTTGCGCCGGAACGAGTCAATACCCTGGATTATGTTCATCAGTATGGAGATGGCGACCACAGTGACCACCACTCGACCGGTTATTTCGTCACCGAGGCGCTGAAGCGCTATGGCAATGGTGGCAATGAACCAACTCTCGCTGGGTACGTGGGATATCCCGTCGTCAACAAAACGGAGAACGTGGAGGGAGCAGATCTCCTGGATAAGAAGTTTGCGTATTACGCATATGCGAGCCATGATCCAGTTGTTTGTGACAGCGATATGGCGTGTGCGGACCCTACATTCGCGCCGTACTATCCTCAGTGGCTCGAGCGACGGCATACGGTTGATGCGTCACCGATTGCAAACGCCGTTACTGTGCAAGTTGCTGGGCTGGGTACTGTCGTAACTCTAGACGGGTCGGCAAGTTCGGATCCAAATGATAAATCGTTGGTCTATGAATGGACGCAGGTTAGCGGGCCATCTGTGGACTTGAAGGACGCAGAGACGAACCACCCTTCATTTAAGACGCCTGGTGATCCAGGTACTTTGGCCTTTGAGCTCGTCGTGAAGAACGACCAGACGAGCAGCAGTCCGGCTGCTGTGAGGGTCACCACCATGCGATACCCTGAGAACATTGCCCTCAAGGCTCGAGTAACAGCGTCATCTTCAAATGCAGATTCCAACCAGACGCCAGACAAGGCAATCGATGGCAGCACGGGTGGATTCCCAGCAGGACACAGCAATGAGTGGGCGACTGGTGGAGGGAAAGCTGGGAGCTGGCTTACTCTCAGCTGGGAGGGCCCGCAGACGATTTCCCAGATCGCATTGTATGACCGGCCCAACTTGCAAGACCAGATTACAGGGGCTGTAGTCGAATTTAACGGCGGAGAGAGAATTGAAATAGGAGAGCTGGATAATTATGGGACGCTCAAGACAGTGGATGCTGCAGGCAGAACGGCCAAGAACCTGACCGTGAGAATCACCGAAGTTAGCCCGTCAACAACGAACGTTGGTCTGGCGGAGATTCAGGTTTTCGGGACAAGCGTAGACTAG